CAGCGCCATGTCGATGGCGCTCAGCGCATGGATGACCATGCCGCGCCGCCCGTTCATCGCCGTGCCGATATAGGCCTTGCGCCACAACTCGCCGATCTCGAAGGGGTTGGCGCCGATGAGCATCTCCTTGATGGAGAGGCCCATCGTGTGAGTGCCCGGCGCCTCGATGCAGGCCCTCGCCATCCAGGGATTGGCGTCGCATTCGCCCACCCCGCTTATGCCCCCATCGGTATGGATGACGACGACGAGACTGTCCTGCGCCGAGGAGGTGAAGCTCACATCATAGTCGGGCGCCAGCAGCACATGGCACTCTATGTCAGTGATCTTGAGGCGCGGCGGTGTTGTCTTGAGCTGCGGCGAGACCGTCATCAGCGTCATGAGAGCTCCAATGGTGCAGTAAAGCATCGGACCGAAAAGTGCGAAGCGGTTTTCGGATAATCCGATGCGCAGATCAAAGAGTTAGAGCGCCGGACCTATTCTATGAGAGCGCCCGGCGCTTTAGAAGGAAGGCCGGTTCAACCGGCCTTTATTTCATTCCAAACGGCCACCCGCTTCTCGTAATTTTCGGCGGTTTCGAGCCAGGAAAGCTTGTCGCCATAGGTGAGGCCGGCGGTCTTGTTCACATCGACATTGGTCGTATTGCCGTAATTGTGCTTCTCGGTGAGCACCTTTCCGACAGAACCGTCGAGACAGGCATTCATCCAGGCCAGCGCCAGGTCCTTGTCCTGAGCGCCCGCCGACAGTTCCCAGCAATCGAGCCAGCCGACGGCTTGTTCCTTTGGGATGGTCAGCGCCGCCTTGATGCCTTTCTTCACCAGTGCCGGCACCTGCGGCTCGCCCATCGAATACATGAGCTTGATGCCGTTCTGGGAAAAGAGATTCACACCGTCATCAAATCCGGCATAGTAGCTGAGCAGAAACTTCTTCTGCGCGATGAGCTTCTCCTTCACCTTGGCGAAATCCTCATCGGTGAGCTTATAAGGGTTGGCGGCCCCGACGATGAGCGCGCCGAGCGTGATCGAGTTGTTGGCGTCATCCTGCCACAGCATCTGCTGGGCATATTTGTCATCCCACATCACCT
This genomic stretch from Nordella sp. HKS 07 harbors:
- a CDS encoding PotD/PotF family extracellular solute-binding protein; its protein translation is MTKITVDRRRFLAGSLATTAATIAAPAILRAQDRTLRILTWEGYAEPEWLDKFKSDTGATVNVVYSGSADEMFAKMQGSQGADFDLVSFDTSLFPRYVDAKLLQPIDPAKLPNLKNLAPEFASVKAVMKGEERYGLPFAWGSLPLVYDTEAFPTPPESWEVMWDDKYAQQMLWQDDANNSITLGALIVGAANPYKLTDEDFAKVKEKLIAQKKFLLSYYAGFDDGVNLFSQNGIKLMYSMGEPQVPALVKKGIKAALTIPKEQAVGWLDCWELSAGAQDKDLALAWMNACLDGSVGKVLTEKHNYGNTTNVDVNKTAGLTYGDKLSWLETAENYEKRVAVWNEIKAG